One genomic window of Hymenobacter sp. J193 includes the following:
- a CDS encoding glycosyltransferase family 4 protein — protein sequence MAPFLSDYTWSILYKPGHVVSKVAGILAGLFRRLLLLFTVSSYDFVFIHREAAPIGPPVFEWIIAKVLQKKIIYDFDDAIWMKDPAGEQTFISRLKWQQKVGQICRWAYKVSCGNAYLRDYALQFNAHSFINPTTLDTENLHNRIRDQYLPGRPIIGWTGTHTTLRHLDLIWPVLERLEQEGYDFEFRVISNQGPEYAGLRNFRFTPWNKETEIADLSQFNLGLMPLVDDPWARGKCAFKALQYMSLGMPALVSPVGMNTEVVQDGQNGFVCDTPEQWYNALRELLASQDLRATQGTAARRTIVERYSVVSNKENFLRLFS from the coding sequence TTGGCTCCCTTCCTGTCCGATTATACCTGGTCAATTCTGTATAAGCCGGGACATGTAGTCAGCAAAGTAGCGGGTATTCTGGCGGGTTTATTTCGCCGTTTGCTGCTGCTGTTTACGGTGTCCTCCTACGATTTTGTGTTTATTCACCGGGAAGCCGCACCTATCGGTCCGCCGGTTTTTGAGTGGATCATCGCTAAGGTTCTTCAAAAGAAGATCATATACGACTTTGACGATGCTATCTGGATGAAAGATCCGGCCGGGGAACAAACCTTCATCAGCCGCCTTAAGTGGCAGCAGAAGGTTGGGCAGATATGCCGGTGGGCGTACAAGGTCAGCTGTGGCAACGCCTACCTGCGCGACTACGCATTGCAGTTCAACGCGCACTCTTTCATAAATCCCACTACGCTGGATACGGAGAACCTACACAACCGGATCCGTGACCAGTATCTGCCGGGACGGCCTATTATCGGTTGGACGGGCACGCACACTACCCTCCGGCACCTGGATTTGATCTGGCCGGTGCTGGAGCGCCTGGAGCAGGAAGGCTACGACTTTGAGTTTCGGGTGATTTCCAACCAAGGCCCTGAGTATGCTGGCCTCCGGAATTTTCGCTTTACGCCCTGGAACAAGGAAACAGAAATTGCCGACCTAAGTCAGTTCAACCTAGGGCTTATGCCGCTGGTGGACGACCCCTGGGCCAGGGGAAAGTGTGCGTTTAAGGCACTGCAGTATATGTCGCTGGGAATGCCCGCACTGGTTTCTCCGGTTGGGATGAACACGGAAGTGGTGCAGGATGGCCAGAATGGCTTTGTGTGCGACACGCCGGAGCAATGGTACAACGCTTTGCGTGAGCTGCTGGCCAGCCAGGACCTGCGCGCTACGCAGGGAACCGCCGCGCGCCGCACCATTGTAGAGCGCTACTCCGTGGTATCGAACAAGGAGAACTTTTTGAGGCTGTTTAGCTAG
- a CDS encoding polysaccharide deacetylase family protein, whose translation MTEQVPQRSQEKGRFVISLDFEINWGVRDQQTLAQYGQNLLGVRQAIPAMLALFEEYSLRVTWATVGLLFFRTKQEMLSHLPAVRPQYVDTNLSPYLVMDQVGPDEATDPYHFGYSLIEKIRSTPGQEMATHTFCHYYCLERGQTAESFRADLEAAVQTAREQGITLRSLVFPRNQYNAEYISVCEELGITSYRGNESSWIYKERNEEQQSLYKRGARLLDAYLDLSGSNCHSLTDIARQFPYNIPASRFLRPWSGRLQALEGLRLRRILQGMEYAARHGQVFHLWWHPHNFGANIPQNMAVLRRIAEHYRNLQRTYGMVSQSMGDLATELQQNTSSTSVV comes from the coding sequence ATGACAGAGCAAGTACCGCAACGAAGCCAGGAGAAAGGGCGTTTTGTTATCTCTCTCGATTTCGAGATTAACTGGGGCGTGCGGGATCAGCAAACGCTGGCGCAGTACGGGCAGAACTTGTTGGGGGTGCGCCAAGCTATTCCGGCTATGCTGGCGCTGTTTGAAGAATACAGCCTGCGCGTAACGTGGGCCACAGTAGGCCTGCTGTTTTTTCGAACCAAGCAGGAAATGCTGAGTCATCTACCTGCCGTTCGCCCGCAGTATGTGGATACCAACCTGTCGCCATACCTGGTGATGGACCAGGTAGGCCCCGACGAAGCAACGGATCCGTATCATTTCGGGTACTCCCTGATTGAGAAGATTCGGAGCACTCCGGGCCAGGAAATGGCAACGCACACCTTCTGCCACTACTATTGCCTGGAGCGCGGCCAAACAGCTGAGTCTTTCCGGGCCGACCTGGAAGCCGCCGTACAGACGGCGCGCGAGCAGGGAATAACGTTGCGAAGCCTGGTATTTCCCCGTAATCAGTATAATGCCGAGTACATCTCGGTTTGCGAAGAGCTCGGCATCACCAGCTACCGGGGCAACGAAAGCTCCTGGATTTATAAAGAGCGCAACGAAGAGCAGCAAAGCCTCTACAAGCGGGGCGCCCGCTTGCTCGACGCTTATCTGGACCTTTCCGGCTCCAACTGCCACTCGCTAACGGATATTGCCCGGCAGTTTCCGTACAATATTCCCGCCAGCCGGTTCCTGCGGCCCTGGTCGGGGCGTTTGCAGGCGTTGGAAGGCTTGCGTCTGCGCCGTATTCTGCAGGGCATGGAGTATGCAGCTCGCCACGGACAGGTTTTTCATCTGTGGTGGCACCCGCATAACTTTGGTGCAAACATTCCGCAGAATATGGCGGTATTGCGGCGTATCGCGGAGCATTACCGCAATCTGCAGCGCACCTACGGCATGGTTAGTCAGTCGATGGGGGATTTGGCAACCGAGCTGCAGCAGAACACTTCCAGTACTTCCGTTGTATGA